A window of the Oncorhynchus masou masou isolate Uvic2021 chromosome 13, UVic_Omas_1.1, whole genome shotgun sequence genome harbors these coding sequences:
- the LOC135552496 gene encoding eukaryotic translation initiation factor 2A-like isoform X1 — MAPPIPILAVRGSDGTVLLRGPPNCEKNADFQRDPRQSRYVAFSKDGTLFAWCNGEKVTVVKVADGSQVRSFDLPKTAMLEFSPLNTVLATWQVYSKTQDNPQGDANLQLWDLKTGTCLKALYQKKVQGWCPSWSDDEKIAVRSVNNELHFFENNDFINIANKLHLQKVSEFMLSPGSQPSKVAVYVPGSKGAPSFVRLYQYPNFGGPTCALANKSFFKADRVTMLWNKKATAVLVQASIEVDKTGASYYGEQTLHYLATNGETAAVQLQKNGPIYDVAWSPSSTEFCVVYGFMPAKATVYNLKCDPVFDFGTGPRNAVYYSPQGHILALAGFGNLRGQMEVWDVKKWKQVSKPQVPDSTHFAWCPDGEHVVTSTCAPRLRVNNGYKIWHYTGAVLYKQDTPTGTELWETVWQPFPDGTFPERPVKYQAAPSELGSTEAKPAQAYRPPALRNKPVTASSKLHEEEPPQNMRPGATGDKQLSKTALKNQKKREAKKAAKQEINPDALEPQSDPSPASNAQPETSCGDPETDKKIKSVKKKLKAIDELKVLQATGKPIQKNQLEKMEKEAQLMKELEDLQLKV, encoded by the exons ATGGCGCCCCCCATACCTATTTTAGCAG TCCGGGGATCTGACGGGACAGTACTGCTCCGTGGACCACCAAACTGCGAGAAGAATGCAGATTTTCAAAG GGACCCTCGGCAAAGTAGATATGTGGCGTTCAGCAAGGACGGGACATTGTTTGCATGGTGCAATGGAGAGAA GGTAACTGTTGTGAAGGTTGCAGATGGCTCTCAAGTCAGGTCATTTGACCTTCCAAAGACTGCAATGTTGGAGTTCTCTCCGCTGAACACTGTGCTGGCTACATGGCAGGTGTATAGCA AGACGCAGGACAACCCACAGGGAGATGCCAACTTGCAGCTGTGGGATTTGAAAACTGGGACCTGCCTCAAGGCTCTCTACCAGAAGAAGGTTCAGGGATG GTGTCCAAGTTGGTCAGATGACGAGAAGATTGCGGTCCGGAGTGTTAACAATGAACTTCACTTTTTCGAGAACAACGATTTTA TCAACATTGCCAATAAGCTTCACTTGCAGAAGGTGTCCGAGTTTATGCTGTCCCCTGGAAGTCAGCCTAGTAAG GTGGCTGTTTATGTCCCTGGGAGCAAAGGTGCCCCCTCGTTTGTCCGGCTATACCAATACCCCAACTTTGGTGGCCCGACCTGTGCTCTTGCCAACAAGAGTTTCTTTAAGGCCGACAGGGTGACCATGCTATGGAACAAAAAAG CCACTGCGGTTCTGGTGCAGGCCAGCATAGAGGTGGATAAAACAGGAGCCTCATACTACGGAGAACAAACTTTACACTACTTGGCCACCAATGGGGAGACTGCTGCTGTGCAGCTAC AGAAGAACGGGCCCATCTACGATGTGGCATGGAGCCCAAGCTCCACAGAGTTCTGCGTGGTCTATGGCTTCATGCCCGCCAAGGCTACTGTCTACAACCTCAAGTGTGACCCTGTCTTCGACTTCGGCACGGGCCCCCGCAATGCCGTCTACTACAGCCCCCAGGGCCACATCCTGGCCTTGGCCGGCTTCGGGAACCTAAGGGGCCAGATGGAAGTGTGGGATGTCAAGAAGTGGAAGCAGGTGTCCAAGCCCCAGGTGCCCGACTCCACCCACTTTGCCTGGTGCCCGGACGGTGAACATGTCGTCACGTCGACCTGTGCCCCCCGGCTACGTGTCAATAACGGCTACAAGATCTGGCACTACACTGGCGCGGTTCTGTACAAGCAGGACACGCCGACGGGAACAGAGCTCTGGGAGACTGTGTGGCAGCCCTTCCCAGACGGGACGTTCCCTGAGAGGCCGGTGAAGTACCAGGCAGCACCCAGCGAGCTGGGCAGCACAGAGGCCAAGCCGGCCCAGGCCTACCGCCCACCTGCCCTGCGGAATAAACCGGTCACAGCCAGCTCCAAACTG CATGAAGAGGAGCCTCCACAGAACATGAGGCCTGGCGCCACCGGAGACAAGCAGCTGTCCAAGACGGCTCTGAAGAACCAGAAAAAACGAGAGGCAAAGAAAGCAGCCAAACAG GAGATAAACCCAGATGCCCTTGAGCCCCAGTCAGACCCATCTCCAGCCAGTAATGCTCAACCTGAAACCTCTTGTGGCGACCCAGAGACTGACAAGAAGATCAAGAGCGTCAAAAAG AAACTGAAAGCTATAGACGAGCTGAAAGTGCTGCAAGCAACTGGGAAACCCATTCAAAAGAACCAG CTTGAAAAGATGGAAAAGGAGGCTCAACTCATGAAAGAGCTTGAGGATCTTCAACTAAAAGTGTAA
- the LOC135552496 gene encoding eukaryotic translation initiation factor 2A-like isoform X2: MLSPGSQPSKVAVYVPGSKGAPSFVRLYQYPNFGGPTCALANKSFFKADRVTMLWNKKATAVLVQASIEVDKTGASYYGEQTLHYLATNGETAAVQLQKNGPIYDVAWSPSSTEFCVVYGFMPAKATVYNLKCDPVFDFGTGPRNAVYYSPQGHILALAGFGNLRGQMEVWDVKKWKQVSKPQVPDSTHFAWCPDGEHVVTSTCAPRLRVNNGYKIWHYTGAVLYKQDTPTGTELWETVWQPFPDGTFPERPVKYQAAPSELGSTEAKPAQAYRPPALRNKPVTASSKLHEEEPPQNMRPGATGDKQLSKTALKNQKKREAKKAAKQEINPDALEPQSDPSPASNAQPETSCGDPETDKKIKSVKKKLKAIDELKVLQATGKPIQKNQLEKMEKEAQLMKELEDLQLKV; encoded by the exons ATGCTGTCCCCTGGAAGTCAGCCTAGTAAG GTGGCTGTTTATGTCCCTGGGAGCAAAGGTGCCCCCTCGTTTGTCCGGCTATACCAATACCCCAACTTTGGTGGCCCGACCTGTGCTCTTGCCAACAAGAGTTTCTTTAAGGCCGACAGGGTGACCATGCTATGGAACAAAAAAG CCACTGCGGTTCTGGTGCAGGCCAGCATAGAGGTGGATAAAACAGGAGCCTCATACTACGGAGAACAAACTTTACACTACTTGGCCACCAATGGGGAGACTGCTGCTGTGCAGCTAC AGAAGAACGGGCCCATCTACGATGTGGCATGGAGCCCAAGCTCCACAGAGTTCTGCGTGGTCTATGGCTTCATGCCCGCCAAGGCTACTGTCTACAACCTCAAGTGTGACCCTGTCTTCGACTTCGGCACGGGCCCCCGCAATGCCGTCTACTACAGCCCCCAGGGCCACATCCTGGCCTTGGCCGGCTTCGGGAACCTAAGGGGCCAGATGGAAGTGTGGGATGTCAAGAAGTGGAAGCAGGTGTCCAAGCCCCAGGTGCCCGACTCCACCCACTTTGCCTGGTGCCCGGACGGTGAACATGTCGTCACGTCGACCTGTGCCCCCCGGCTACGTGTCAATAACGGCTACAAGATCTGGCACTACACTGGCGCGGTTCTGTACAAGCAGGACACGCCGACGGGAACAGAGCTCTGGGAGACTGTGTGGCAGCCCTTCCCAGACGGGACGTTCCCTGAGAGGCCGGTGAAGTACCAGGCAGCACCCAGCGAGCTGGGCAGCACAGAGGCCAAGCCGGCCCAGGCCTACCGCCCACCTGCCCTGCGGAATAAACCGGTCACAGCCAGCTCCAAACTG CATGAAGAGGAGCCTCCACAGAACATGAGGCCTGGCGCCACCGGAGACAAGCAGCTGTCCAAGACGGCTCTGAAGAACCAGAAAAAACGAGAGGCAAAGAAAGCAGCCAAACAG GAGATAAACCCAGATGCCCTTGAGCCCCAGTCAGACCCATCTCCAGCCAGTAATGCTCAACCTGAAACCTCTTGTGGCGACCCAGAGACTGACAAGAAGATCAAGAGCGTCAAAAAG AAACTGAAAGCTATAGACGAGCTGAAAGTGCTGCAAGCAACTGGGAAACCCATTCAAAAGAACCAG CTTGAAAAGATGGAAAAGGAGGCTCAACTCATGAAAGAGCTTGAGGATCTTCAACTAAAAGTGTAA
- the LOC135552498 gene encoding stress-associated endoplasmic reticulum protein 1-like — MVAKQRIRMANEKHSKNITLRGNVAKSTRNPSEDKVAVGPWLLALFIFVVCGSAIFQIIQSIRMGM; from the exons ATGGTGGCAAAACAGAGAATACGCATGGCCAACGAGAAACACAGCAAAAACATCACGCTGAGAGGCAATGTGGCCAAATCCACG AGAAATCCAAGTGAAGACAAGGTGGCAGTGGGACCATGGCTGCTGGCGTTATTCATCTTTGTCGTCTGCGGATCAG CAATCTTCCAGATCATTCAGAGCATTCGAATGGGAATGTAA